The Desulfovibrio porci genomic sequence TCGACCGCGTGCAGTCAATTTGGCATTCTTATGGCTGTTCACCCTGTCCTCGGCTCGGTTTACTGTTGTCTGTCAACTCCAGCTTTACCGGCTTGAGGCAGGGTGAACAACCTATTGGAACATTACATCTAGAAAGCGTTTTTTGCGCTCTGTGATTTTTTCAATGCGCATATCCCTCCCTGGCGGAATCCGCCGCGCCAACACGCGACAGGCGGACAGACCCGAAGTCTGTCCGCCTGTCTTATCATGCGCGCACAGCAAAAAGCGGCGCACGGTAAATGTTGTTACATGGTGCTCAGCATGTCCATGTCTTCGCTGGAAAGCAGCTTGTCCAGATCCAACATGATCAGCAGACGGTCCTGCAATTTGCCGACGCCGCTGATATAATCGGAATCCACTCCGGCCACGACGGGCGGCGGCGGTTCCACCGTGCTGGCGGGTATGCGCAGAACCTCCGAAACGGCGTCCACCACAAAACCCACAATAATATTGTTGATCTCAATCACGATGATGCGGGTGTTTTTATCATGAGCCTTGGGCACAAGGCCGAAACGACGCCGCAGATCAATGATCGGGATCACCTTGCCGCGCAGATTGATGACGCCTTCCACAAATTCCGGCGCGCGGGGAACCTTGGTAATCTCCATGGTGCGGATGATTTCCTGCACCTTCAGGATATTTACCCCGAATTCCTCTTCACCGATGCTGAACGTCACCAGCTGCAGGAGTTCATCATCCTGTTTTTTCTGACTTGGATCCATATCCGCTCCCTTGTCGCAAGTATCGTCAAGCTGGTTAACAACCCCACCGGAACAGCACGACGCTCTGCTCCTCTGCGCCCGCTCTCCGGCCCGGCGACGGCAAGAGGTGCCGCACGGCCTGCGAGTCATGTCCGGACAGACTTATTTATTGCACATTATGCCTTATCGTCACTTCCGTAAAGCTCACTAGGGCAGAATGTAAAAAAATGCGGCGCGGCAGTCCAGCCGCATCCCGCTTGCCCCCGTCCGGGAGGATTAACCGCCCGCAAAGACTTCATTCATGGCTTTTGTCAGGCTCTGCACGCCGTAGACATCACGCAGCACCAGGGGCGAGGAGGCATTGTCGCCCGCCGGGAACAGCGCCGTCAGCGGAATGCTTTTACTGCCCAGGGCTTCCAGCAGACGCACGGCGTAGGCATTGGCATTGGTCAGATCCACGCGCACGAGGTCCATGCCGTAGCGGGCCTGCCAGGCGCGCAGGCGTTCGTCGGTGAGCACCGTGGCTTCCATAAATTTGCAGTTGGGGCACCAGTCGGCGGTGAATTCCAGCAGCATGGGCTTCTTGCCCAGCTGAGCCGTGAAATACTCCGGACTGAAGTCGCGCCACTGCGGCAGCGGCGCCACGGGACGCAGCACCCAGACAATGGCCGCCAGCAAGAGCACGCAACCCGCGACGCCTGCCACCCTGCGGCGCAACAGCGGGGCGGAGATGTCGCAGAACCGCCCCCAGAGCCAGGCGCACAGCGAAACCAGCAGCAGCACACTGAGGACATGCATGTGTTTTTCCACCGGCAGGATGGAGAGCAGATAGAGCGCCGTGCCCAGCAGAAAGAAGCCCACCACGCGTTCAAAGACGTGCATCCAAGGCCCGGGCCGGGGCAAAATCCGCGCCATATCCGGCCAGATGCAGAACAGCAGGTACGGCAGGGCCATACCCAGCCCCACTGCCCAGAACACCACCATAAGGATCAGCAGGGGCTGGGTGAATGCCCAGCCCAGCACGCCGCCCAGCAGCGGCCCGCTGCACGGCGTGGCCAGAAAGGTGGAAACAAGCCCGGTCAGGTAAGATTGTAATCGGGGATTCTTGGTGTTTTCGCCGGGCTTCAGGTCAATCACCGGCAAGGTGAAGACCCCCAGCATGGACAGGCCCATGAGAAAGACAATCAACAGCATGACCAGCAAAACGCCCTGATTCTGGTAGAGCTGCCCCCACATCAGGTCCGCCAGACCCAGCACAAGCGCAAGGCCGGTGAACAGGGTCATAACGCCGCCCGCGAAACAGAGATTGTGTTCGCGGAAACGCCGGAGGTTATTTTTGCCGTCGCTGCCGCCCATCAGCAGCAGACCGCTGATCTTGAAGGTGAGCACCGGCAGCACGCAGGGCATGGCGTTGAGCAGCAGCCCGGCCAGAATGCCCACCAGCAGCGCCTTGCCCAGACTGGAAATTTCCAGTGAGGCATCGGCATAGCGCGGGGTCAGTTGTACCTCAAATTCCTCCGGCGGCGGCAGAATCCCGCTTCGTCCCTGACCGGCGAGCCGAGCGGTGGGGACGCCCGTCTGAGCGCCGGACGCGGGCGCGCCCAATGACGGGGCCAGACGCCCTGCCTCCTTGGAAAGCGTAAGCGGAGAGGCGGCGGGGGCTTCCTGTACGCCAGCCAAGACGGGTTGCGTATTTTGCAGCTTGCGCCACTGCCCGGACCAAGGGGTCTGCCCCACCGGGGAGGGAGCTTCCGGCACCACGCCGGTAAAACTCTGATTGACGGGCAGACAATTGCGGTTGGAGCAAAGCAGCAGGCTCAGAGCCGCGGTAAAGGGTTTGCCCGCAGCCTGCTCCGGCAGGGCCGTGAACAGCACCACCTCGCCTTCATAGACGAAGACCGTGGCCTCAGGGTCATAAAAATCGCGCTGCATGGCCCCGGCGGGATACCAGACCGGCAGCATCTGTCCGCCCTCCAGGGCGAAATCCAGCACTGTGGGCCGACCGGCGTCCCCCGCTTCATGCGCATAGGCATGATAGTCCGGGGGGAGGCTCAGGCGCACGGCCGCGACAATGTTGTCGCCGTCACGGGCGAAGTCCAGCTGTACGGGCACATCCTCAGCCCAGGCCCGGACAGCGGACAAAGAAAAGCTTCCTGCCGCGACAGCCAGGCACAGCACGCAGATCAGTATAAATTTTTTGTATAACATGATGATTTTTTTATATATTAGTTTATCATTCAAAGCCAGCACCCGCTTTTTGCAAAAATTTTGCAAAAATGTTTGACAAACAGGGCACATACGCGTAAACTCTTTTTCACGCCACGGGTCATTAGCTCAATTGGTAGAGCAGCTGACTCTTAATCAGTTGGTTCGGGGTTCGAGTCCCTGATGGCCCACCAGAGAAAATACGGGTTTACGGTTTACGCCGTAAACCCTTTTTCTTTTCCGGCGTTGGGCTGTTCCGGAGGCGAACGGCGCATGTCGCGCAATACTCTATCCGTTCGCCGACGCCAAGTCCAGACACCGCCATTTCCCGGACAGGCACAGAAAAACCCGGCCTGTTGAGGGCCGGGTTATGGTTGAAAACGGGATAGTGGCTGCCGCCTGAACACCTGACCGCGCCGCCGCTACAGAATATACTGACTCAGATCCTGATCCTTGCGCACATCCTGCAAATGTTCGCAGACGTACTCCCTGTTGACGACGATCTGCGCGCCGGGCATGTCCGGCGCGTCAAAGGAAATGTCGGCCAGGATTTTTTCCATGATGGTATACAGACGGCGCGCGCCGATATTTTCCGTGCGGGAATTGGTGTCCTCGGCAAAAGCCGCCACTTCCTCCAGGCCATCCCTGGTGAAGCTGAGGCGTATCTGCTCCGTGCCCAGCAAGGCTTCATACTGCTTGGTCAGGGCGTTGTCCGGTTCGGTGAGGATACGCAGAAATTCCTCCTTGCCCAGGGGCTGCAATTCCACCCGCAGGGGGAAGCGCCCCTGCAATTCGGGAATCATATCCGAGGGCTTGCTGAAGTGGAACGCGCCTGCGGCGATGAACAGAATATGGTCCGTGCGGACCATGCCGTACTTGGTATTCACCGAGCTGCCTTCCACAATGGGCAGCAGATCCCGCTGCACGCCTTCGCGGGAAATGTCCGAGGTGCGGTTCTGCGAACTGCTGGCGATCTTGTCGATCTCGTCAATAAAGATGATGCCGCTCTGCTCCACCCGCTCCTTGGCCCGCTCGGTCAGAGCCTCCTGATCCACCAGTTTGCCCGACTCCTCCTGCACCAGCACATTGAAGGCGTCGCGGATTTTCATCTTGCGGCGGCTGCGGCGCGGCGGGAAGGCTTTGCTGAACATGTCCTTGACTTGGCCGCCCATCTGCTCCATGCCGGGGATGGCGAAAATGTCGATGCCCTGACCCCCCTGTTCGGTCACTTCCATTTCCACTTCCCGCTGGTCAAGAAAGCCCAGGCGGAACTGCTGAAGCAGCTTTTCACGCGTGGAGTTGCGCTCTTCCTGACCAAAGGAATGGGGCAGCAACAAGTCCATCAGACGCGACTCGGCTGCGGCCTCTGCGGCCTTGCGCACACGGGCGTTTTCCTCCTCTCGCACGAGATTGATGCCGATTTCCATAAGGTCGCGCACCATGGACTCCACATCGCGGCCCACATAGCCCACCTCCGTGAACTTGGTGGCCTCCACCTTGATGAAGGGCGCGCCGGACAGCTTGGCCAGACGGCGGGCGATTTCAGTTTTTCCCACGCCGGTGGGACCCATCATAATGATGTTCTTGGGGGCCACTTCGTCACGCAGCTCCGGCGAAAGGTGTTGCCGCCGCCAGCGGTTGCGCACGGCCACGGCCACCATGCGCTTGGCCTGTTCCTGGCCCACCACGAATTTGTCCAGTTCCGCCACGA encodes the following:
- the hslU gene encoding ATP-dependent protease ATPase subunit HslU; its protein translation is MSTLTPREIVAELDKFVVGQEQAKRMVAVAVRNRWRRQHLSPELRDEVAPKNIIMMGPTGVGKTEIARRLAKLSGAPFIKVEATKFTEVGYVGRDVESMVRDLMEIGINLVREEENARVRKAAEAAAESRLMDLLLPHSFGQEERNSTREKLLQQFRLGFLDQREVEMEVTEQGGQGIDIFAIPGMEQMGGQVKDMFSKAFPPRRSRRKMKIRDAFNVLVQEESGKLVDQEALTERAKERVEQSGIIFIDEIDKIASSSQNRTSDISREGVQRDLLPIVEGSSVNTKYGMVRTDHILFIAAGAFHFSKPSDMIPELQGRFPLRVELQPLGKEEFLRILTEPDNALTKQYEALLGTEQIRLSFTRDGLEEVAAFAEDTNSRTENIGARRLYTIMEKILADISFDAPDMPGAQIVVNREYVCEHLQDVRKDQDLSQYIL
- a CDS encoding chemotaxis protein CheW — its product is MDPSQKKQDDELLQLVTFSIGEEEFGVNILKVQEIIRTMEITKVPRAPEFVEGVINLRGKVIPIIDLRRRFGLVPKAHDKNTRIIVIEINNIIVGFVVDAVSEVLRIPASTVEPPPPVVAGVDSDYISGVGKLQDRLLIMLDLDKLLSSEDMDMLSTM
- a CDS encoding protein-disulfide reductase DsbD family protein; translated protein: MSAVRAWAEDVPVQLDFARDGDNIVAAVRLSLPPDYHAYAHEAGDAGRPTVLDFALEGGQMLPVWYPAGAMQRDFYDPEATVFVYEGEVVLFTALPEQAAGKPFTAALSLLLCSNRNCLPVNQSFTGVVPEAPSPVGQTPWSGQWRKLQNTQPVLAGVQEAPAASPLTLSKEAGRLAPSLGAPASGAQTGVPTARLAGQGRSGILPPPEEFEVQLTPRYADASLEISSLGKALLVGILAGLLLNAMPCVLPVLTFKISGLLLMGGSDGKNNLRRFREHNLCFAGGVMTLFTGLALVLGLADLMWGQLYQNQGVLLVMLLIVFLMGLSMLGVFTLPVIDLKPGENTKNPRLQSYLTGLVSTFLATPCSGPLLGGVLGWAFTQPLLILMVVFWAVGLGMALPYLLFCIWPDMARILPRPGPWMHVFERVVGFFLLGTALYLLSILPVEKHMHVLSVLLLVSLCAWLWGRFCDISAPLLRRRVAGVAGCVLLLAAIVWVLRPVAPLPQWRDFSPEYFTAQLGKKPMLLEFTADWCPNCKFMEATVLTDERLRAWQARYGMDLVRVDLTNANAYAVRLLEALGSKSIPLTALFPAGDNASSPLVLRDVYGVQSLTKAMNEVFAGG